A single genomic interval of Malania oleifera isolate guangnan ecotype guangnan chromosome 13, ASM2987363v1, whole genome shotgun sequence harbors:
- the LOC131145727 gene encoding endoglucanase 4-like encodes MALMVAPALVASHNYADALRKCILFFECQRSGPLPPTQRVAWRKASGLHDGSDNGVDLVGGYYDAGDNVKFNFPMAFTTTMLAWSVLEFGQFMGTDLQHAMEAIKWATDYFLKATSHPDQVYVQVGEPYSDHSCWERPEDMDTSRASYSVNGQRPGSEVSAEIAAALAASSMVFKRYNSTYAALLQKRAASVFKFADKFRGSYSDGSLHPAVCPFYCDFNGYWDELIWAAAWLYRTTQDPSYWKYVLGNIHTLENPYIVRNLNGYAYQQDGSFAEFGWDAKHAGINVLVSKLVMNRTTYLNTPFVAYADKFVCSIIPESPMRSVTYSRGGLLFKPGGSNLQHTTSLSFLLLAYSRYLNRYNRKVNCGNVIVSPLRLRQYVKGQADYVLGSNPLGMSYMVGYGNRFPQKIHHRGSSLPCLTQHPTRIECHEGSIYFASKSSNPNLLVGAIVGGPSSDDSYADSRYVFVQSEPTTYINAPFVGVLAYLKAHFSS; translated from the exons ATGGCGTTAATGGTGGCGCCGGCACTGGTGGCTTCCCACAATTACGCTGACGCCCTGAGAAAGTGCATTTTGTTCTTTGAGTGCCAGCGCTCTGGCCCCTTGCCCCCCACACAGCGCGTCGCTTGGCGGAAAGCTTCTGGCCTTCACGATGGCTCTGACAATGGt GTTGATCTGGTGGGCGGATACTACGATGCTGGCGATAACGTGAAGTTCAATTTTCCAATGGCATTTACCACGACGATGCTTGCATGGAGTGTACTAGAATTCGGGCAGTTCATGGGAACAGATCTGCAACATGCTATGGAGGCCATCAAGTGGGCAACCGATTACTTCCTTAAGGCCACCAGCCACCCCGATCAGGTCTACGTCCAAGTTGGCGAGCCTTACAGTGACCACAGCTGTTGGGAAAGGCCGGAGGACATGGATACCTCCCGCGCCTCCTACTCTGTCAACGGGCAACGCCCTGGCTCTGAAGTCTCTGCTGAGATCGCCGCCGCTCTAGCTGCCTCTTCCATGGTCTTCAAGCGTTACAATTCCACCTATGCTGCCTTGCTTCAAAAGAGGGCCGCCTCG GTTTTTAAGTTTGCAGATAAGTTCAGGGGGTCTTATAGTGATGGTAGTCTGCATCCAGCAGTGTGCCCATTTTACTGTGATTTCAATGGCTACTGG GATGAACTGATTTGGGCAGCAGCATGGTTGTACAGGACGACCCAAGATCCATCCTATTGGAAATATGTCTTAGGGAACATCCATACATTGGAAAATCCATATATTGTGAGAAATCTAAATGGCTATGCATACCAACAAGATGGTAGCTTTGCTGAATTTGGATGGGATGCCAAACATGCCGGAATCAATGTACTCGTTTCGAAG TTGGTGATGAATCGCACGACTTATTTGAATACCCCCTTTGTTGCTTATGCCGATAAGTTTGTATGTTCCATCATACCCGAATCGCCTATGAGATCCGTCACATACTCTCGTG GGGGACTGCTATTTAAGCCAGGAGGGAGCAACTTGCAGCACACAACGTCCTTGTCCTTCTTGCTACTTGCCTACTCTAGGTATCTCAATCGTTACAATAGAAAAGTTAATTGTGGCAATGTGATAGTGAGTCCATTGAGGCTTAGACAATATGTGAAGGGGCAGGCAGACTATGTCCTTGGAAGCAATCCTCTAGGAATGTCATACATGGTGGGATATGGCAATAGATTCCCTCAGAAAATACACCATCGGGGCTCTTCCTTACCTTGCCTTACGCAACATCCGACCCGAATCGAGTGCCACGAGGGGTCAATATACTTCGCCAGCAAAAGTTCCAACCCTAATTTATTGGTTGGGGCGATTGTCGGAGGACCCAGTAGCGATGACTCATATGCTGATTCAAGATACGTGTTTGTACAATCGGAGCCAACCACGTATATAAATGCACCTTTTGTGGGGGTTTTAGCTTATCTTAAagcacatttttcctcgtaa